A region from the Arachis ipaensis cultivar K30076 chromosome B01, Araip1.1, whole genome shotgun sequence genome encodes:
- the LOC107606883 gene encoding uncharacterized protein LOC107606883: MANTFNIVWSGPKLDGKLDYSYWETLMSTHLKAQNLWNFIEPGLQEGADAAQQRRDQLALSQIHQGVDYTVFGKIANEKNAKEAWNTLKLSYKGVDKAQKAKLQSLRREYERYEMSSSETVEQYFTRVTDLVNKMRVYGEDMPDSKVVEKILRTMPMKYDHVVTTILESHDMDTMTIAELQGTMESHISRILEKSEKSTEEALKSRVNFNNVAESSRTQEGRGRGFNFQSRGRGSFRGRGRGNYNQGSYNNFTPPNQGRGGTNFRPVN; this comes from the coding sequence ATGGCAAACACCTTCAATATTGTGTGGTCCGGTCCCAAGTTAGATGGAAAACTTGATTATAGTTATTGGGAGACTTTGATGTCTACCCATTTGAAGGCCCAGAACCTGTGGAATTTCATTGAACCGGGTTTGCAAGAAGGAGCAGATGCTGCCCAACAGAGGAGAGACCAATTGGCACTATCTCAAATTCATCAAGGAGTAGATTATACGGTGTTTGGCAAAATAGCAAATGAAAAAAATGCAAAAGAAGCATGGAACACGTTGAAGCTGTCATACAAAGGCGTAGATAAAGCTCAGAAAGCAAAGCTACAGTCTTTAAGAAGAGAATATGAAAGGTACGAGATGTCTAGCTCAGAAACCGTTGAGCAATATTTTACTCGTGTTACAGATCTTGTCAATAAGATGAGAGTCTATGGAGAAGATATGCCCGATAGCAAAGTGGTGGAGAAAATTCTTCGCACCATGCCAATGAAGTATGACCATGTGGTGACTACGATACTAGAGTCCCACGATATGGATACTATGACGATTGCAGAATTGCAAGGAACCATGGAAAGCCACATCAGTAGAATACTGGAGAAGTCAGAAAAATCAACCGAGGAAGCCCTGAAAAGCCGAGTGAATTTCAACAACGTTGCAGAATCAAGCCGTACACAAGAAGGACGAGGTCGTGGTTTTAATTTTCAAAGTAGAGgcagaggaagtttcagaggtagaggtcgtggcaattacaaccaaggaagTTACAATAACTTTACACCACCTAATCAAGGAAGAGGTGGAACGAATTTTAGGCCTGTCAACTGA